One Camelina sativa cultivar DH55 chromosome 3, Cs, whole genome shotgun sequence genomic window carries:
- the LOC104772741 gene encoding probable methyltransferase PMT4 — protein sequence MKLASVFGLRPRISGLLFLILGVIALITILVPNSDDSSSTTSTTRVPPHNVYSNYGRIKEQAAIDYLDLRFFSLGVNRLKEFPLCGKERENYVPCYNVTENVLADRNCGFAREEERCLVRPPKDYKIPLRWPVGRDIIWTGNVKITKDQFLSSGTMTKRLMLLEENQITFHSEDGLLFDGVKDYAFQIAEMIGLGSDTEFRQAGIRTVLDIGCGFGSFGAHLVSLNVMPICIAEYEATGSQVQLALERGLPAMIGNLFSKQLPYPPLSFDMVHCAQCGITWDRKDAMLLLEVDRVLKPGGYFVLTSPTSKAHGNSPDTKKTSISTRVDELSKKICWSLSGQQDETFLWQKTTDSNCYSSRSEASIPLCKDDDSVPYYQPLVPCISGTKSKRWIPIQNRSTANGIKPEEFDEDIQVWRSALKNYWSLLTPLIFSDHPKRPGDEDPVPPFYMIRNAMDMNARYGNLNHALLKQGKSVWVMNVVPVKARNTLPIILDRGFPGVLHDWCEPFPTYPRTYDMLHANELLTHLSSERCSLMDLFLEMDRILRPEGWVVLSDKLGVIEMARTLAARVRWEARVIDLQDGSDQRLLVCQKPFLKK from the exons ATGAAGCTTGCCTCAGTTTTTGGTCTTAGACCACGGATCAGCGGTTTACTATTCTTGATCCTTGGTGTCATTGCTCTCATTACCATTTTAGTACCAAACTctgatgattcttcttctacgACCTCGACTACGCGAGTGCCGCCACACAACGTTTATAGTAACTATGGGAGGATTAAGGAACAAGCAGCTATTGATTATCTAGATCTAAGGTTTTTCTCCTTAGGGGTCAATCGGTTAAAAGAGTTTCCTTTATGtggtaaagaaagagaaaactatGTTCCTTGTTATAACGTAACAGAGAATGTACTTGCTGATCGGAATTGTGGGTTTGCAAGAGAAGAGGAAAGATGTCTAGTTCGTCCTCCCAAGGATTATAAGATACCACTTAGATGGCCTGTTGGTAGAGATATTATATGGACTGGGAACGTCAAGATTACTAAAGACCAGTTTCTTTCATCAGGAACTATGACTAAAAG GCTAATGTTGCTTGAAGAGAATCAAATTACGTTTCACTCGGAAGATGGCTTGCTCTTTGATGGGGTCAAAGATTATGCTTTTCAAATTGCTGAGATGATTGGATTAGGAAGCGATACCGAGTTTCGACAAGCTGGT ATACGGACTGTGTTAGACATTGGTTGCGGATTTGGTAGCTTTGGTGCACATCTAGTGTCTTTGAACGTGATGCCTATATGTATAGCAGAGTATGAGGCAACTGGAAGCCAAGTCCAGTTAGCTCTAGAGAGAGGCCTTCCTGCAATGATTGGAAATTTATTTTCGAAACAGCTTCCATATCCACCTTTATCATTTGACATGGTCCACTGTGCTCAATGTGGGATTACTTGGGATAGAAAAG ATGCAATGCTACTCTTGGAAGTGGATCGTGTTCTCAAGCCCGGgggttattttgttttaacatctCCTACAAGCAAAGCACATGGAAATTCTCCTGATACTAAGAAAACAAGTATCTCCACACGAGTGGATGAGTTATCTAAGAAAATCTGCTGGAGTCTCTCAGGTCAGCAAGATGAGACGTTTCTTTGGCAGAAAACAACAGATTCAAATTGTTATTCATCTCG CTCGGAAGCTTCTATACCTCTTTGCAAAGATGATGATAGTGTTCCGTATTACCAACCCCTTGTTCCATGTATAAGTGGAACCAAGAGTAAACGATGGATTCCTATTCAGAATAGGTCTACAGCAAATG GTATTAAACCTGAAGAATTCGATGAGGATATACAAGTATGGAGATCAGCCCTAAAAAACTATTGGTCCTTGCTTACACCTTTGATATTCTCAGACCACCCCAAAAGACCTGGTGATGAAGATCCTGTCCCACCTTTTTACATGATACGCAATGCCATGGACATGAATGCTCGTTATGGGAATCTGAATCACGCCTTACTGAAACAAGGGAAATCAGTTTGGGTGATGAATGTTGTCCCAGTCAAAGCACGTAATACTCTTCCTATTATACTTGATCGAGGTTTTCCCGGCGTTCTACATGACTG GTGTGAACCATTCCCTACTTATCCTCGAACATATGACATGCTGCATGCCAATGAACTTCTCACACATCTTAGCTCAGAACGGTGCAGCCTAATGGACTTGTTCTTGGAGATGGATCGGATTCTCCGCCCTGAG GGATGGGTTGTGCTAAGCGATAAGCTTGGAGTGATAGAGATGGCACGTACACTTGCTGCTCGTGTACGTTGGGAAGCACGGGTCATCGACCTTCAAGACGGAAGTGACCAACGGCTCCTCGTTTGTCAAAAACCTTTCCTGAAAAAGTAA
- the LOC104772746 gene encoding protein KTI12 homolog: MALVVICGQPCSGKSIAAVTLAETLGESETKQSVRIIDEASFHLDRNQNYANMPAEKNLRGKLRSDVDRSVSRGDIVIVDSLNSIKGYRYELWCIARAAGIRYCVVYCDVDEAHCRQWNKERSDRGEASYGDGIFEDLVRRFEKPERRNRWDSPLFELYPAREGIDKSSPVISEAVTYLTKTVDSRTQDVRILQPSIATQAARFSEANSLYELDRATQEIINAIVEQQSLGGAISRVTLGSELPPIEICRPIGLPELRRLRRTFVKLMGQSSLSGPPLPTDADSAKRRFVDYLNREFGG, encoded by the coding sequence ATGGCGCTAGTTGTGATTTGTGGGCAACCTTGTAGTGGTAAGTCAATAGCTGCAGTAACCTTAGCTGAAACACTGGGAGAGTCAGAGACGAAACAGAGTGTTAGGATCATTGATGAGGCTTCGTTTCATCTAGATCGCAACCAAAACTATGCTAACATGCCTGCGGAGAAGAATCTGAGAGGAAAGCTCAGGTCAGATGTTGATAGATCAGTTTCGAGAGGCGATATTGTTATTGTGGATTCGTTAAACAGTATCAAAGGTTACAGATACGAGCTCTGGTGTATCGCGCGTGCTGCTGGGATTAGGTATTGTGTTGTTTACTGTGATGTGGATGAAGCTCATTGCAGGCAATGGAATAAAGAACGTAGTGATAGAGGTGAGGCTTCATATGGCGATGGTATATTCGAAGATCTGGTGAGAAGATTCGAGAAACCTGAGAGAAGAAACCGGTGGGATTCACCTCTGTTTGAGCTGTACCCTGCTCGAGAAGGAATAGACAAATCCTCTCCTGTGATTTCAGAGGCTGTGACTTATCTAACCAAGACTGTTGACTCCAGAACGCAAGATGTGAGGATTCTCCAACCAAGTATCGCCACTCAGGCTGCTAGATTCTCAGAAGCGAATTCTCTTTACGAGTTGGACAGAGCGACACAAGAAATCATCAACGCGATTGTGGAACAACAGTCACTTGGTGGGGCTATAAGCAGAGTTACTCTTGGCAGTGAACTACCTCCAATCGAAATCTGCAGACCTATTGGACTACCGGAGCTAAGGAGGCTTCGGAGAACGTTTGTTAAATTGATGGGTCAATCGAGTTTAAGCGGGCCACCATTACCAACTGATGCAGACAGTGCAAAGAGACGTTTTGTGGATTACTTGAACAGAGAGTTTGGAGGTTAA
- the LOC104772754 gene encoding uncharacterized protein LOC104772754: MGFKRTFDAEDVQELNVKHARQISYCNKLTKLDEGVPSQSTLSHESPESDIPWRPVCSEDVYCSPMSPRKQVPVGPDYQAVIPECVKEEASHQSGQAVTGKCVIPMPDCETEICKIGKGRKECICLDKGSTRCVQQHIMENREDLFETIGYDRCLDLGLCEMGEEVAGKLTEDEEDLFHEVVYSNPVSLDRDFWKHLKSAFPSRTMKEIVSYYFNVFILRRRAIQNRSKSLDADSDDDEWEVEYDNTFYGAETPSDDKAEKSLSRDEEEEEEEVNVNADSNMSFEYQSNVIYSRCPVRNREESNIGNYWRHCNDLVDNSYSFDPCDSILPDHCWTKNIDLLPTSNIIDEIFGQDPWDDFSRGK; the protein is encoded by the coding sequence ATGGGTTTCAAGCGCACTTTTGATGCTGAGGATGTCCAAGAGCTCAACGTTAAGCATGCAAGACAGATTAGTTATTGCAATAAGCTGACCAAGCTAGATGAAGGAGTTCCATCTCAGTCTACCCTTTCTCATGAATCTCCTGAGTCAGATATACCTTGGAGACCAGTTTGCTCGGAAGATGTTTATTGTTCTCCGATGTCTCCTAGAAAACAAGTTCCTGTCGGGCCGGATTACCAGGCGGTTATTCCTGAATGTGTCAAGGAAGAGGCAAGTCATCAGTCAGGTCAGGCTGTGACGGGGAAGTGCGTAATTCCAATGCCTGACTGTGAAACCGAGATTTGCAAAATTGGTAAAGGAAGAAAGGAATGCATTTGCCTGGATAAAGGTTCCACCAGATGTGTGCAGCAGCATATCATGGAAAACAGGGAAGACTTGTTTGAAACTATTGGATACGACAGATGCCTGGATTTAGGTCTTTGTGAAATGGGGGAGGAAGTAGCCGGCAAACTAACTGAAGATGAGGAAGATCTATTTCACGAGGTTGTTTACTCCAACCCGGTGTCACTGGACAGGGATTTCTGGAAACACCTTAAGTCTGCGTTTCCTTCGAGAACCATGAAGGAAATTGTGAGTTATTATTTCAATGTCTTTATCCTGCGAAGACGAGCTATCCAGAATCGTTCCAAAAGCCTGGATGCTGATAGTGATGATGACGAGTGGGAAGTAGAGTATGACAACACCTTTTATGGTGCTGAAACTCCATCAGATGATAAAGCCGAAAAAAGCCTCtcaagagacgaagaagaagaagaggaagaggttaATGTTAATGCAGATTCGAACATGTCCTTTGAATACCAGTCCAATGTAATCTACTCTCGATGTCCAgttagaaacagagaagaatccAACATTGGGAATTACTGGCGCCACTGCAATGATCTTGTGGATAATTCATATTCATTTGATCCTTGTGATTCGATACTACCAGATCATTGCTGGACTAAGAACATTGATCTGCTTCCAACTTCAAACATCATTGATGAGATCTTTGGTCAAGACCCGTGGGATGATTTTTCGAGAGGGAAGTAA
- the LOC104772762 gene encoding putative SNAP25 homologous protein SNAP30, protein MFGFFKSPGNNKLPNESSGGTITAGRRTSSEPILITPDFDDDDKYKNGFRDSGGLQSQTTEELENYAVYKAEETTKGVNNCLKIAEDIRSDATRTLEMLHDQGEQINRTHAMAVDMDKDLSRGEKLLNNLGGMFSKPWKPKKTKTISGPMITPDKPSKKGENHKEEREKLGLGGKGRSSSQPPALDQPTNALQKVELEKAKQDDGLSDLSDILGDLKSMAVDMGSEIDKQNKALDHLGDDVDELNSRVKGANQRARHLLSK, encoded by the exons ATGTTTGGATTTTTCAAATCTCCGGGAAACAATAAGCTTCCCAATGAATCATCAGGAGGAACAATCACTGCAGGAAGAAGGACTTCTTCAGAACCAATCCTTATAACACCTGATTTCGACGATGACGACAAATACAAGAATGGTTTCCGTGATTCTGGTGGTCTGCAGAGCCAAACCACAGAGGAGTTAGAGAACTATGCGGTTTATAAAGCCGAAGAAACAACCAAAGGTGTTAACAATTGTCTTAAAATCGCTGAAGATATAAGATCAGATGCTACAAGAACTCTCGAAATGTTGCATGACCAAGGTGAACAGATCAACAGGACTCATGCTATGGCTGTTGATATGGATAAAGATCTTAGCCGG GGAGAGAAACTTTTGAACAACTTAGGAGGAATGTTTTCAAAGCCATGGAAACCAAAGAAGACTAAAACTATCTCAGGACCTATGATCACACCAG ATAAACCGTCGAAGAAGGGTGAGAATCATAAGGAAGAGCGAGAGAAACTCGGTTTGGGTGGGAAAGGACGATCGAGCAGCCAACCACCTGCACTAGACCAACCAACAAACGCGTTGCAGAAAGTTGAG CTAGAGAAGGCAAAACAAGATGATGGACTTTCAGATTTAAGTGACATTTTGGGTGATCTTAAGAGCATGGCTGTTGATATGGGATCTGAGATCGACAA GCAAAACAAAGCTCTTGATCATCTCGGCGACGATGTTGATGAGCTTAACTCTCGTGTTAAAGGAGCTAATCAACGAGCACGTCATTTGCTTTCCAAATAA